In one Arenibacter antarcticus genomic region, the following are encoded:
- a CDS encoding efflux RND transporter periplasmic adaptor subunit yields the protein MKRLIYIMATGIILTSCGADKQKTVDDLISEGNLTELLSKRKELSDQQQSTTTKIQQLDSVIGSLQGTKNLPLVTTVVAKPIKFNHYLDLQGDVRTKQNVLIYPEMQGILQKVYVKEGQKVSKGQLLATIDDGGMSSQVQQLETQAKLAETTFDRQKRLWDQKIGSEIQFLQAKTNYEATKNSVDQIKSQVGKYTIRAPFSGIIDDVIKDQGTVVAPGPGSEVFRIVNLSEMYIDVDVPETYLGSVVKGKEAKVYFPVLGDSLTTHVRQTGNFINPSNRSFKIEIPVPNANGHIKPNLTARVSINDYTNEKAVLIPSSMISENAEGEQYAFLAEEPNGDNESVVKRSIITTGKTQFGMVEVLSGIAEGDYIIQEGARSVKDGQKVKIIN from the coding sequence ATGAAAAGATTAATTTACATAATGGCAACGGGAATAATCCTAACTTCTTGTGGGGCCGACAAACAAAAAACGGTAGACGACCTTATTTCGGAAGGAAATCTTACTGAACTTCTGTCAAAGAGGAAGGAACTCTCCGATCAACAACAGTCCACTACCACAAAAATCCAGCAATTAGATTCCGTAATAGGATCACTTCAAGGCACCAAAAACCTACCGCTGGTCACCACAGTGGTCGCAAAACCCATAAAATTTAACCACTATTTAGATCTACAGGGAGATGTACGGACCAAACAAAATGTATTGATCTATCCTGAAATGCAGGGCATATTACAAAAAGTGTATGTAAAAGAAGGTCAGAAGGTGAGCAAAGGTCAGCTTTTAGCCACCATAGACGATGGTGGTATGTCTAGCCAAGTGCAACAATTGGAAACACAGGCAAAATTGGCGGAAACTACTTTTGATCGCCAAAAGAGATTATGGGATCAAAAAATTGGATCGGAAATTCAGTTTTTACAGGCCAAGACCAATTACGAGGCCACCAAAAATTCGGTAGACCAGATTAAAAGTCAGGTGGGAAAATACACTATTAGGGCTCCCTTCTCCGGAATAATAGACGATGTGATAAAAGATCAGGGAACTGTAGTGGCGCCAGGCCCAGGTTCAGAGGTATTCAGAATTGTGAACCTCTCAGAAATGTATATAGATGTAGATGTTCCAGAAACCTATTTGGGAAGCGTTGTCAAAGGCAAGGAAGCTAAAGTGTACTTTCCTGTGTTGGGAGACAGTTTAACCACCCATGTAAGACAAACGGGGAATTTTATTAACCCAAGCAACCGCTCCTTCAAAATTGAAATTCCGGTACCCAATGCCAATGGACATATTAAGCCCAATTTAACGGCAAGAGTTTCAATTAACGATTACACCAACGAAAAAGCAGTTCTTATACCTTCCAGTATGATTTCTGAGAATGCGGAAGGGGAGCAATACGCCTTTTTAGCAGAAGAACCCAATGGTGATAATGAATCTGTAGTAAAAAGGAGTATCATTACTACCGGAAAAACCCAATTTGGTATGGTAGAAGTATTGTCAGGTATTGCTGAAGGCGATTATATAATCCAAGAAGGAGCACGAAGTGTAAAGGATGGCCAAAAAGTAAAAATAATAAACTAA
- a CDS encoding TolC family protein has product MRNSLTILLVLFVSWANAQEQTYNFTLQQAIEFALENNYSAINADRDLIDAQKQKWETIATGLPQISGDISYQNQLKQQVSLIPAEFGGGEPGTFIPIVFGQPQTANATATLRQQLFDGSYLVGIQAAKTFIKYSQNSKEKTDLEVRKSVVEAYGNVLLATESVDILNKNKANLEKNLFETQKLYENGLGEEESVEQLQITLSSINNQLKNSLRLKDITLQMLNLLLGIDINAPTQLLENLNDLAQQQIRPDLLETDFIMENNVDFKIITNLTQQRELELKLQKSMALPTLNAFLNYGSTSYSDSFNFLSSDAEWFDSSVFGLDLHIPIFSSLGRSAKTQRAKIALDKAKTQLSETEQNLRLQYKTAKSNYLFSIEEYNTAKENLNLAERIENKNQIKYEEGLASSFELRQAQTQLYNAQQEYLQSMVEVINKKTDLEMVLNNKL; this is encoded by the coding sequence ATGAGAAATAGCTTAACAATACTCTTAGTGCTATTCGTTTCTTGGGCAAATGCCCAAGAGCAAACCTATAATTTCACCTTGCAACAAGCTATTGAATTTGCCTTGGAAAATAATTATAGCGCCATAAATGCCGATCGCGATTTAATAGATGCCCAAAAGCAAAAATGGGAAACCATTGCCACCGGACTGCCCCAGATATCGGGAGACATCAGTTATCAAAATCAACTTAAACAACAGGTATCCTTAATTCCGGCCGAATTTGGTGGTGGAGAACCGGGAACATTTATCCCTATTGTTTTTGGCCAGCCACAGACGGCCAATGCTACCGCTACCTTAAGGCAACAATTATTTGACGGTTCTTACCTAGTAGGTATCCAAGCTGCTAAAACCTTTATTAAATATAGCCAGAACAGCAAGGAAAAGACAGATTTAGAAGTACGCAAATCGGTTGTGGAAGCTTATGGAAATGTGTTATTGGCAACAGAAAGTGTGGATATATTGAATAAGAACAAAGCAAATCTGGAAAAAAATCTTTTCGAAACCCAAAAGCTTTATGAAAATGGTTTGGGTGAGGAAGAAAGTGTAGAACAATTACAAATCACCTTATCCTCCATAAACAACCAATTAAAGAATTCTCTACGCCTTAAGGATATTACCTTACAGATGTTGAATTTACTTTTGGGCATCGACATTAATGCCCCTACCCAATTATTAGAGAATCTAAACGATTTGGCTCAGCAGCAGATAAGGCCCGACCTTTTGGAAACCGATTTTATAATGGAGAATAATGTGGATTTTAAAATTATCACCAATTTAACCCAACAAAGGGAATTGGAGTTAAAGCTGCAAAAAAGCATGGCACTTCCCACCCTCAATGCGTTCCTAAACTACGGAAGTACCTCCTACAGCGATTCCTTTAATTTTCTTAGTAGTGATGCGGAATGGTTTGATTCCTCGGTGTTTGGATTGGACCTTCATATCCCCATTTTCAGCTCGTTGGGCAGGAGTGCGAAAACCCAAAGGGCAAAAATTGCTTTGGACAAAGCAAAAACCCAACTTTCGGAGACAGAACAAAACCTTCGTTTACAATACAAAACAGCGAAAAGCAACTACCTCTTTTCCATTGAAGAATACAACACCGCCAAAGAAAATTTAAACCTTGCAGAGCGAATAGAAAACAAAAATCAAATCAAATATGAGGAAGGTCTCGCTTCCAGCTTCGAACTGCGACAAGCCCAAACCCAATTGTACAATGCCCAACAGGAATATCTACAGTCCATGGTAGAGGTCATCAATAAAAAGACCGACTTGGAAATGGTCCTAAACAATAAATTATAA